The following DNA comes from Lusitaniella coriacea LEGE 07157.
GATTTAGATGAAACGGTGACGTGGGGAGGCGGAGACACGGCACTTCGACACGCTCAGTGACCGGGAGACGGGGTGACACAGTGATGACTGAATGATTGATAACTGAAAAAACCTATTCCCTATTCCCTATTCCCTGTTCCCTATTCCCTCGCCCTAGCAAGGGTGTTCGCATTAGGCGTAAATTGCTAGAACGGATTAATCGCGCCACGAACAGATACAATAGCCGATTAATCGTTTTTTAGGGGTAAACAAAAATGGGTCGCGCACGTAAAGTCGTTTTAGCCTATTCCGGCGGAGTGGATACCTCCGTTTGCATTCCTTATCTCAAGAAAGAGTGGGGTGTTGAAGAAGTAATTACCTTGGCGGCGGATCTCGGTCAAGGAGACGAATTGGGCCCAATCAAAGAAAAAGCCCTCAAGTCTGGTGCGAGTATTTCCTTGGTGACGGATGGGAAAGCTGATTTTGTGAAAGATTATGCGTTTCCGGCGATTAAGGCGAATGCACTCTATGAAAATCGCTACCCTCTTTCCACGGCGTTAGCCCGTCCGTTGATTGCAAAGATGCTGGTCGATGCAGCCGCCGAACATGGTGCGGATGCCGTGGCACACGGTTGTACGGGGAAAGGAAACGATCAAGTGCGTTTTGATGTGGCGATTATGGCACTCAATCCAAACCTTAAAGTGCTTGCGCCTGCTAGGGAATGGGGGATGAGTCGGGAGGACGCGATCGCGTACGGGGAAAAATTTGGAATTCCTTCTCCAGTGAAAAAGTCCTCACCTTACAGTATCGATCGTAACCTACTCGGTCGCAGTATTGAAGCAGGGCCCCTTGAAGATCCCATGACCGAACCGCCTGAAGAGGTTTTTGTCATGACCCGCGCGATCGCGGACACCCCCGACGAACCGGAATATGTCGAAATTGGCTTTACCCAAGGAATTCCTACAAGCCTTAACGCTCAAGCCTTAGACCCCATTTCTCTCATCACGCAACTCAATGAAATTGTTGGCAAGCACGGAGTGGGACGCATTGACATGATTGAAAATCGCGTTGTGGGGATCAAATCGCGGGAAATCTACGAAACCCCCGCCCTATTGGTCTTAATCCACGCCCACCGCGACCTCGAAAGCCTCACCCTAACCGCAGACGTGACGCAATACAAACGCGGGATTGAAGAAACCTACAGTCAACTCATTTATAAAGGACTGTGGTTCAGCCCCCTCAAAGCCGCCCTTGATGCTTTCGTCAACCAAACTCAAGAACGAGTCACTGGAACCGTTCGGGTCAAACTGTTTAAAGGCAACGCCAACATTGTGGGACGCAAATCGGAAAACTCCATCTATACCCCCGAATTAGCAACCTACACCTCGGACGACCAGTTCGACCACAAAGCCGCAGAAGGCTTCATTTACATTTGGGGTTTACCCACTCGAATTTGGGCGGAAAAAACCAAATAAACGCCTAATGTGAATTAGAGTCACCGAACCCACATCCTCCTGTATCTATCTCCCCTCTCCCAACTTTGGGAGAGGTCGGAACGCCTCTGAGGTTTCCTCAGAGGACGCAAGCCGACCTTAAAGGGTTGGGGGAGAGGGCTTCCAAAGCTTTTGGGTAATACACATCAGACGTGATATATAAAACATCAAAACCCGGCGACGACACCGGGTTTTGAAGAATTTATTTTTACCCCAAGCTATATCTAATCGCGACCATTAATCGCAATCAAGAGACGCAGAATAAAGATAAACAAGTTGATGTAGGTTAAATACATCGACAAAGCAGCCGGGAGATATTGATTGTCGTTGTAGGTACGGGGCAGAATATAGAAATCAACCACCGATACACCTACGAATAAAACAACCCCTATTCCAGAAATCGCAATCTCCAACCAACTTGGCGTATAAACCCCAAAAAGCGCGAAACCGAGTTGAGCGATGAGAACGACAACCAGAGCGATTACGCCAATTTGAACGGTTTTGGCAAGTGCTAATCCATCTTCTTCTGACAGATTTGAACCAATACTGCGAGCCGCAATAAAGGTCACACCGCAACCCAATGCAGCAAGACCAATCCCCTCAATACCCACACCTTGCGTGCCGAGGGCGAGAGATACCAAACCGCTTAGGGTATAGCCTGTCAGTAAGCTATAGAGAATCAACAGAGGTAAGGCTGTACTGTTGTTTCCTTTTTCTGCAACGCTACGGGCAACGAAAAAGAGAGCGAGGTTTCCAATCAATGCCACCCAAAAGGTGGTCATAAATAAACCGGGGTTACGGGTAAGGACTCCCAAACCGCCATAGGTTCCCAAGGCTGTTAGGACTAATCCCCCCCCAAGAAAGGGTAGGGCATTGGGGATGACATTGGGGCCCACGAGGGCTTGACCTTGCGCCTCGCGAATGGCTTTGCGAAAGTTTGTGGTATTTGCCATAGGACTCTTGTTGTCTCGTTTTTTAAAATAGATGTATCCCTTACTATAGCGAGAAATCTGAGCCGGGGAAGGAGTGTTCGCCAACCTCAATCTCGTCTGTTGAGAGCGATAGGGGGGGAGCATCCCACTTTTGTCGCCCTCATCTCCAAATCTGGGAGAAGGTTAGCTAGAGCAAGTTTCGAGTCCTTTTCCCAACGACGCTGAGAAAGAGCAAGTCTTTTGCTGATACCTGAGTGCTGATGGCTCTACCTCACCCGATAGAGAATGGCTATATTTTTTACTCAATATCTCAGAAATTATTGAAAATCACTTCAAGAAATCATCCTAAATGAATAGTTAATTATTTCTTAAGACATACAAAAAAGATTTGAGATAATTTTATCTTTTCGATCTCGTTTAGTTTGAGTATTTTTTTTATTGTTCAATCTCGCAAGATCGACTGGAAAAGTATGGGGATCGACGTTATAATGTGAAAACATAACTGATTTTTTTAGAAATAGATTTAAGTCATTAGGTAAAAAATGAAAAAGATAGAACAAGTTCGCTGCCCAAACTGCGGTAATTTTGCCGAACGCATTTACCACTCCAAGCAATCGATTACTCAAACACAATGCCCCAGTTGCGACTATTTGATGGTTAGTTGTTCGCAGACGGGGAAAGTTGTAGAAGCCTATGCTCCGGGTATTGCGGTTTCTTGTGTATAGTCTTTCGAGTTACTTTTGTTGAGTTTTTGCAACCGATCCTAAAAGTCAACTCCTCTTTTGAAAGCAAGGCTGTTTCAAAGGAAAAAAAGCCATTAAGATGGGTTTTATCGATTGCCGATTAGTTTAAGATTTATTAGCAATCGATCAAATCTGCTGTAGGTACGTCTCAATAAGTGTTGTTTAAGCTTCACGTTATTGGGACGCTCTTTTTTGGTGTAAACAAGTGTTTTTATGGCTTTAGGAGTAAATTCGAGCAAATTCATTACAACAGAATCTTTAGGGAAGGCGGGAGAAGCGGGGGAACGAATAGTCTGGGAGGCGGTGCAGGCGGCGTTTGCAACTCGCGATTGTCTTGGGTATTGGCGCTATCCGATTTTTTCGCAACAGGGAGAGTACCGCAAGGAACCAGATATTTTGATTGCCGATCGCGCGCTAGGATTATTAATTATTGAAGTCAAATCGATCGCGATCGCGCAAATTATTACAATTTCCGGTCATCAATGGCAATACCGAGATTTTTACACCACAACGGGAAACCCTTACCAACAGGCGGAACATCAATTATTTTCCCTCCTGGGTTACTGTAACCAGGAACCGGAACTTAAGGATTGCGTTGGCGGACGCGCGATGGTTGCACTTCCCCAGATTACCGAAGCAGAATGGCAGGAGAGGGGATTCAATCGTTTGCCCACACAACCGCCTATTCTCTTTAAAGATTGTCTCTCGCCGGAGTCTATTCGAGCGCGCGCAGAACAAACCCCTTCCCTCACTCCCGGACACCCTCTCACCGAGGAAGAATGGCAACTCCTCCTTTCTGTTCTCGCCGGAACTCCCCTGTATCGCCAACCCACTCAACGGGTTCTCGCACCTTCCCAAAGTCGCGGGAAAATTTTACAACAGATGCGCGATCGCGCGACTCAACTCGACCTCCAACAAGAACGCATCGCCAAGCAAATTCCCCCAGGTCCCCAACGGATTCGCGGCATTGCCGGATCGGGGAAAACTGTCCTCCTCTGTCAAAAAGCGGCACATATCCACCTCAAACACCCCAATTGGACAATAGCGCTCGTTTTCTTTTCCCGCAGCCTCTATCCGCCCATTCTCGAACAACTGGATCGATGGTTGCGTTACTTCAGTAATAATGAAATCGGTTACGATCCCAAAAATCGCAATCTGCGCGTTCTCCACGCTTGGGGCGCAAAACAGCAACCGGGACTCTACAGTACCCTTTGCTGGGAAGCTTGCGTACAGAGACTTGCAGCCAAAGATACCCAAAGCAAACAGCCCCAAGAAGCCCTCGCCGAAGCCTGCACTCACCTCCTCAAAACCGCCGCAATTCCCCAATGCTTCGATGCAATTCTCATTGACGAGGGACAGGATTTAGTCGTCGATCGCGGAAAATTTGAAGACAAACAGCCCTTCTATTGGCTAGCCTACCAATCTCTGCGTCCAATCGATCCGGCATATCCCGAACAACGGCGACTGATTTGGGCTTACGACGAGGCACAAAGCTTAGAAAGCACCTGCATTCCCACGGCTAGCGAACTGTTCGGGGAATCTTTGGGGCATCTCGTCACCGGGACGTACCCCGATGGGATTTTCAAGACTGAAACGCTATATCGCAGCTATCGCACGCCTCACAGGATTTTAACCGCCGCTCGCGCGATCGGGATGGGACTGCTGCGCCCAGGGGGAATGCTGGCGGGAATGCTCCGAGAGGAAGATTGGAACGCGATTGGGTATGA
Coding sequences within:
- a CDS encoding argininosuccinate synthase, which encodes MGRARKVVLAYSGGVDTSVCIPYLKKEWGVEEVITLAADLGQGDELGPIKEKALKSGASISLVTDGKADFVKDYAFPAIKANALYENRYPLSTALARPLIAKMLVDAAAEHGADAVAHGCTGKGNDQVRFDVAIMALNPNLKVLAPAREWGMSREDAIAYGEKFGIPSPVKKSSPYSIDRNLLGRSIEAGPLEDPMTEPPEEVFVMTRAIADTPDEPEYVEIGFTQGIPTSLNAQALDPISLITQLNEIVGKHGVGRIDMIENRVVGIKSREIYETPALLVLIHAHRDLESLTLTADVTQYKRGIEETYSQLIYKGLWFSPLKAALDAFVNQTQERVTGTVRVKLFKGNANIVGRKSENSIYTPELATYTSDDQFDHKAAEGFIYIWGLPTRIWAEKTK
- a CDS encoding Bax inhibitor-1/YccA family protein; amino-acid sequence: MANTTNFRKAIREAQGQALVGPNVIPNALPFLGGGLVLTALGTYGGLGVLTRNPGLFMTTFWVALIGNLALFFVARSVAEKGNNSTALPLLILYSLLTGYTLSGLVSLALGTQGVGIEGIGLAALGCGVTFIAARSIGSNLSEEDGLALAKTVQIGVIALVVVLIAQLGFALFGVYTPSWLEIAISGIGVVLFVGVSVVDFYILPRTYNDNQYLPAALSMYLTYINLFIFILRLLIAINGRD
- a CDS encoding replication restart DNA helicase PriA, producing the protein MKKIEQVRCPNCGNFAERIYHSKQSITQTQCPSCDYLMVSCSQTGKVVEAYAPGIAVSCV
- a CDS encoding pentapeptide repeat-containing protein, yielding MALGVNSSKFITTESLGKAGEAGERIVWEAVQAAFATRDCLGYWRYPIFSQQGEYRKEPDILIADRALGLLIIEVKSIAIAQIITISGHQWQYRDFYTTTGNPYQQAEHQLFSLLGYCNQEPELKDCVGGRAMVALPQITEAEWQERGFNRLPTQPPILFKDCLSPESIRARAEQTPSLTPGHPLTEEEWQLLLSVLAGTPLYRQPTQRVLAPSQSRGKILQQMRDRATQLDLQQERIAKQIPPGPQRIRGIAGSGKTVLLCQKAAHIHLKHPNWTIALVFFSRSLYPPILEQLDRWLRYFSNNEIGYDPKNRNLRVLHAWGAKQQPGLYSTLCWEACVQRLAAKDTQSKQPQEALAEACTHLLKTAAIPQCFDAILIDEGQDLVVDRGKFEDKQPFYWLAYQSLRPIDPAYPEQRRLIWAYDEAQSLESTCIPTASELFGESLGHLVTGTYPDGIFKTETLYRSYRTPHRILTAARAIGMGLLRPGGMLAGMLREEDWNAIGYEVKGRFHPGCTVTLHHPRDRSSHPIDELWRGSYIQFKTFQNRREELTHLAQSLLSNLRNDGLRPSRDILVLILGSFYEAQQLETQVAQFLMQQGLDIFIPSTSDCNILKPDKRNYHPNQFWCEGAITVSRIHRAKGHEAALVYIVGLDRVAQDEGSLSLRNQLFVALTRSRAWVNLSGIGNFPFYNELRHVLHAKDTFTFSYHRPTQRETIVTEIGEILQLYAAGRRNFQGADLSGAHLAGIHLQNANFIGANLSGANLSHANLDGVKFVAADLTEVDLRGASLRKVKFLGACLKNAQLNHADLSFAQLHDADLTGACLQNATLKNTDLE